In the genome of Solibacillus silvestris, one region contains:
- a CDS encoding HAD family hydrolase, with translation MFPYKAYCFDLDGTIYRGKEAIDSAVKFVHLLQNEGIEPYYLTNNSSKTRERLQQVLQDISVDAPLDHIYSSSLATAAYVAKISNNKTVNVVGELGIRTALIEQGLEITDEQSDVLVMGIDRQISYEKLVKACDYVQNGAQLIGTNGDIKFPNETGFTPGNGSFVQLVANVSGVTPTFVGKPSPVMLQIIAEEHHFEKSEMVMVGDNYDTDILCGINFGCDTIHVNTGVTPTEIVKKQAKLPNYCVENLLELIK, from the coding sequence ATGTTCCCATATAAAGCGTATTGCTTTGATTTGGATGGGACAATCTATCGTGGGAAAGAAGCGATCGATTCTGCCGTAAAATTTGTTCATTTACTGCAGAACGAAGGAATTGAGCCGTATTATTTAACGAACAATTCATCGAAAACCCGTGAAAGACTGCAGCAAGTTTTACAAGATATTAGCGTGGATGCACCGCTTGACCATATTTATTCAAGTTCGCTTGCAACGGCAGCCTATGTTGCAAAAATAAGTAATAATAAAACAGTGAATGTAGTCGGTGAATTGGGCATTCGTACTGCTTTAATCGAGCAAGGGTTAGAAATTACCGATGAACAAAGCGATGTTCTTGTAATGGGCATTGACCGTCAAATCTCGTATGAGAAACTTGTAAAAGCATGTGACTATGTCCAGAATGGCGCACAGCTTATTGGAACAAATGGCGATATTAAATTTCCGAACGAAACCGGTTTTACTCCCGGGAATGGATCATTTGTTCAATTAGTTGCAAATGTATCCGGAGTTACACCGACCTTTGTTGGGAAACCATCACCGGTAATGCTGCAAATCATTGCTGAAGAGCATCACTTTGAAAAGAGTGAAATGGTCATGGTCGGGGACAACTATGATACCGATATTTTGTGTGGGATAAACTTCGGTTGTGATACAATTCATGTCAATACGGGTGTTACGCCTACTGAGATTGTAAAAAAACAAGCCAAGTTGCCTAATTATTGTGTAGAAAATTTGTTGGAACTTATTAAATAA